TCGCTCCTCGGGAAGCGGTCTTCTGTCACCGGGGAAGGTGCGACAGACGGCCGTGAGGCGGGAGCGGACACGAGCCTGGTCCGGCGATCACCTGTGTTGAGTTGTGTTCTGCGACTTCTGGTGGGGCGTTGTGGGGCGCCGGGAACCTGACGTGGGTCAGAGGCCCGGGTAGACCTCTTCCTCGACGTCCGAGAACGCCTGCTCCTGGGCGGCGGTGTACTCCGCCCAGGCGGCCGGCTCCCAGATCTCGAGCCGGTTGTAGACGCCGATCACGACGCACTCCTTGGAGAGGCCGGCGTACTCGCGCAGCTCCGGGGTGACCGTGAAACGGCCCTGCTTGTCGAGCTTCTGGTCCGAGGCGAGCGCGAACAGCATCCGCGTGTGGTGCCGGAGCCGTGCGTCGGTCTGCGGCGCGTTCTGCAGCTTGACGGCGAACGAGTCGAAGTCGGCCTGGGTGCGCACGTCGACCGAGCGCTCCTGCCCCCGGGTGATCACCAGCCCGTCTCCCATCGCCTCGCGGAACTTCGCCGGGAGGAAGAGACGGCCCTTGTCATCGAGCTTCGGGCGGTAGGTGCCGGAGAACATCCCACCACCTCGTCCTTCTCTTCCACCACTTTCCTCCACTTTACTCCACAACGCCCCACCGTCAACCACCTTCGCTCCCTTTCTCTCCCTTTCTCACCAGATTTCTGGCGGTGGCGGTTTTCGAGCTCCCGGAACCGATCGGCCCCCACCGACGTCCCAGTCCTGCCGCCCCACGTGGAGCGGTGATGTTGACTAGGGCCATGGAGGAACGAGTGCAGCCAGCGGCAGGCGCGCGATCGGGAGCACCCAGCAGCGACCTGGCCGCACTGAGAGCGGTCACGGACCGGGTGCAGGCGAACGTCGAGCGCGTCATCGAGGGCAAGCCGGACGTCGTCCGGATGTCGCTGGTGGTGCTGCTCGCGGAGGGCCACCTGCTGATCGAGGACGTCCCCGGCGTCGGCAAGACGACGCTGAGCAAGGCGCTGGCTCGCTCCATCGACCTGACGGTGCGCCGGATCCAGTTCACCCCGGACCTGCTGCCCTCGGACCTGACCGGCGTCTCGATCTACAACCAGGAGACCCGGGACTTCGAGTTCCGCCCCGGCGGCATCTTCGCCAACATCGTCATCGGTGACGAGATCAACCGCGCCTCGCCGAAGACCCAGTCCGCGATGCTCGAGTGCATGGAGGAGCGGCAGGTCACCGTCGACAACCAGACCTTCGGCCTGGAGTCCCCCTTCATGGTGATCGCCACCCAGAACCCGCTGGAGATGGAGGGCACCTACGCACTGCCCGAGGCGCAGCGCGACCGCTTCCTGGCCCGGGTCTCGATGGGCTACCCGGTGATGGCCGCCGAGATCGCGATGCTCTCGGCACGCACGACCTCCAGCCCGATCGACGACCTCGAGCCGGTCACCGACGCCGCCGAGATCCGCAAGCTGGTCTCGATCGTCTCGGAGGTCGACGTACGCCCTTCGGTCCAGCAGTACGCCGTGGCGATCGCGACTGCGACCCGCACCTCGCCGGAGCTCCGGCTCGGCGCCTCACCGCGCGCGACGTTGCACCTGGTCCGGGCCGGCAAGGCCTGGGCCGCGATGGACGGCCGCGACTTCGTGACCACTGACGACCTGCACGCACTGGCGTCACCGGTGCTCGCGCACCGACTGCTGCCGACTGTCGACGCCGCGATGAGCGGCCGGGGTCCCGGCGACATCCTCGCCTCGATCCTGGCATCCCTGCCGGTCCCCCGCTGAGCTGACGATGTCCACGGCCACCGCTGCGCGGACGACGGGACGGCGGCCCTCGCGCCTGCGGTCGACGTTGGGCACGCTGACCGTGCGCGGACGTGCCTTCGTGGCCGGCGGCGTCACGGCGGCGTTGTGCGGGCTGGCGCTCGGCGAGCGCGACCTGGTCCGGATCGGCGTGCTGGTGCTGCTGATCCCGGTGGTCACCGCCCTGGTGGTCGCGCGCACCGGACCGCGGCTGAGCCTGACCCGGACCATCGCCGCACCGGTGGTCGAGGTCGGCCAGGGCACGACTGTCCAGCTGCACCTGACCAACGTCGGCGCGCGGACCGGGCTGCTGCTCGTGGAGGAGCAGGTTCCCTGGGCACTGGGTCACCGACCGCGGTTCCTGATCGGCTGGATGCAGTCCGGCCGCAAGCGTCTGGTCCAGTACCCGGTCCAGGCCGAGGTCCGCGGCATCTACGAGGTCGGCCCGCTGTCGGTGAAGGTGGCCGACCCGTTCGGCATGCTCTCGCTGCAACGGGCCTTCCCGCGGACCACTCCCCTGGTCGTCGTCCCGGTGGTCGAGCCGCTGCCGGTGATCGGACCGATCGGCGCGTGGTCCGGGAGCGGCGACAACCGTCCGCGCCCGTTCTCCATCGGCAGCGCCGCGGACACGAGTGTCCGGGAGTACCGGCTCGGTGACGACCTCCGCCGGGTGCACTGGCGCAGCACGGCACGCACTGGCGAGCTGATGGTGCGTCGCGAGGAGCAGCCGTGGCACTCCCGCTGCACGCTCTTCATCGACAACCGGGCGGTCGCGCACCGCGGCAGCGGACCGGACTCCTCCCTCGAGCGCGCGGTGACCGCGACCGCGTCGATCGCGGTGCACCTGAGCCGGCTCGGGTTCCAGGTGCGTCTGGTCAGCGCCGACGGCAACGAGCTCGACCACGCCTGGCACGACGTGCCCGGTGGTGCGTCGACCGGTCCGATCCTCGAGCACCTCGCGGCCCTGGCCACGACCGCGGAGACCCGGATCAGCACTCCCTGGATCGACGAGGGCGGCACCGGTGGTCTCTTCATCGGCGTCCTCGGCGCGCTGGACGACCACGACCGCCGGGTCCTCGGTCGGCTGCACACCCAAGGAAGCTCGTCGTACGCCGTCTCGCTCGCCGTCGACTCCTGGTCACCCCGCGACCGGCTCGCCGGAGACGTGACCGGGACCAGCACCACCTACCTCCGCGAGCGCGGCTGGAAGGCAACCGACCTGAACCGCGCGGACTCGCTGCCTGCGGTGTGGAAGGAGCTCGGCCGATGACCGAGCGGACCGCCTTCACCCTCGCGGGCTCCCTGGTCGCCGCCGTCCTCGGGTGGGTCGCCATCTGCTCGTGGCGCGGCCTGGTCGAGCACCCGGCACAGTTCAGCGGGCCGGCGCTCGTCGCCGCTCTCCTGATCGCCCTGGTCGGCTCGGCCGGGCGCGTCCTGCGGCTCCGCTGGTACGCCGTCCTCCCCCTGCAGCTGGTCGTCGTGACCGTCTGGTTCCACCACCGGCAGCGCGCCGACGACCTGCTCGGCGGGTGGGTCCCGACGCCGCACGGTCTCGCCGAGCTCTTCGGTCAGGTCCGCGACGGGGCCGAGGCGATCAACAGCTACGGGGCCCCGGTCTCGGCGAGCTTCGTCGACGCGCCGGTCTACCTGATCGCCGTCGGAGCCGGCGTCGTGCTGCTGGTCGACCTGCTGGCCTGCGGGCTGCGGCACCCCGCGTGGGCAGGCCTCCCGGTCCTGGTGGCGGTCACGATACCGATCAGTGTTCTGGACGGCGGCCTGCCGGTCCCGGTGTACGTCGGCACCGCGCTCGGCTTCGCGCTGCTGCTCGCGGTGCTCGAGGCCGATCGTGCGATGGCCTGGGGACTCGCCTCCGACACGCGCGGTGTCAACAAGGACGACCCGGTGCTGCGGCTCGGCGCCCTGGGCGCACCAGCGCTCGGCATCGGCGCGGCGACGACCGCGGCGGCCTTGGTGCTGTCCCTCGGCGTACCGGTCGGCGACGGGTTCTTCCGCGAGTCCGGCAAGGGTGGCGGCACCGGTTCCGGCGAGGCCAAGAGCGTGTCGCTGACCAACCCGCTGGTGAACCTGCGCCGCGACCTGGTGCGCAACGACCACCTGCCGCTGCTCGACGCGACGACGGATGCGTCCGACCCGACGTACGTCCGCCTGACCGTCCTCGACCGGTTCCGCAAGGACGCCTGGGTGCCGTCCCCGCGCAGCCTCGAGGCGGCGGACGCGGCCGACGGTCGGCTCCCGGAACCGGAAGGCCTGAGCCCGGGTCGACCGGGCAGCAGCTCGAGCTGGGACCTCGTGACCAGCCGTGCCTTCCGCACCACCTGGCTGCCGACGCCGTACTCGACCCGGACGATCAGCATCGACGACGGCGACTGGCGCTACGACCCGAATTTCCTCGACATCGCCAACGTCGACGACACCCCGCCGACCGGGGTCGGGTACCGGCTGACGGCGTTCACCCCGGCCTTCAGCTCCGCCGCACTCGACCAGGCCCCGGCGCCCCCGCCGGACGTCCTGGAGACGATGACCGCGACGCCGGACCTGCCGAAGGTCGTCACGGACATCGCGACGGAGATCACCGCGGCGGGCAAGACCCAGTACGCCAAGGCGGTGCTGCTGCAGGACTGGTTCCGCAGCAAGGGCGGCTTCACCTACTCCCTCGCGCCGGCCGCCGGGGAGGGGCTCGAGCAGCTGGCCAGGTTCGTGACGACGGACAAGGTCGGGTACTGCGAGCAGTTCGCGGCGACGATGGCGCTGATGGCGCGGTCGCTGGGCATCCCGGCGCGGGTCGTCGTCGGGTTCCTCTCCCCGAGCGAGTCCTCGGGGACCGACCTGACCTACACCAGCGACGACCTGCACGCCTGGCCGGAGATCTACTTCCGGGGCTACGGGTGGGTGCGGTTCGAACCGACGCCGAGCACCCGGACCGGGAGCGCTCCGAACTGGACCCGCGGCAACGTCGACCGACCGGACCCGGCACTGCCGACGACGACGCAGGCACCGGAGACGAGCGCGCCGGCGCCGACCGCGAAGCCGGACGCCGAGGTCGACCCGGTCGAGCCGACCCGGTCGACCTCGACCCCGGTCCTGCCGATCGCGGTCGGTGCGCTGCTGCTCCTGCTGGTGGCCGCGGTCACGCCGCGCGCGCTCCGGAACCGCCAGCGGATGCGCCGCCTGGATCCCAAGGCCGACCCGCGGGCCGACGTCGAAGGACTCTGGGACGAGCTCCGGGCCACCTGCCTGGACCACGGCATCGCCTGGCCCGAGACGCGGTCGCCGCAGATGATCGCGGACCTCGTCGCGGACCGGGTGTTCCGCTCGGACACCAGCAGCCGCACCGCCGAGGACCGCGCCGTGCTGGAGACGCTGGTGCGCCTGGTGGAGCGTGCCCGCTACCAGGAGAGGTTCGAGCCGGACGAGCTCGACCGGCTCGAGGCGCTGGAAGCGGTCGGTCGGTGGTCGGACCTGATCGAGCTGGCGGTCACCACCCGACAGGCACGGCTCGCGGCGTGGGCGCCGCGGTCACTGTTCGCCGGCGCGGGCCGGGCCGTGGCCGCCAGGAACGAGAACAGCCTCAGCGACCTGCGCTGAGGCTGTGCCGGGCTCGATCTCGAGACCTGAGCTTTCAGTAACCGCCCTGGTCGCGACGGTTCTGCCAGCGCTGCTCCATGCGCTGCATGAACGTGCCCTGCTTGCGCGGACGACGCTGACGCTTCGGGCGGCTGACGCGACCGGCACGACCACCGTCGATCGCCTCGAAGCGGTGCGGGTGGTCGTCGAAGTCGAAGAGGGCGTCGGGACCGGCCGGACGCTCATCAGGAACCTGGTGTCCCCGCCACGCAGCGAGACCCACCATGGCGGAGGCCAGCATGACGACGAAGCCGAGAGCGCCGAGCAGGACCGAGACGGTGCCGGCGTCGGTCATCACGCCGCCGAGCAGCATCGCGATGCCGCCGAGGAAGACGAGACCGGCGGCCAGCGAGCGCATCCGCGCCGCCTGGCGGAGCGTCCGGCCCTGAAGGGCGGAGACGAACTTGGGGTCCTCCGCGGCGAGCGCGCGTTCCATCTGCTCGAGCAGACGGAGCTCTTCTTCCGAGAGCGGCACGGGTTCCTCCAACGGACAGATGGTGATCCAACACCACAAGTCTAGGCAGGCACTGGGCAACGCGGTACCCGAGATCGCGAATTCATAGGGAAAGTCGGGACCTGCGCGGGCGGGGCGACCGGACGCTCCTCACGGGCGGCGGCGCCCGAGCAGGGTCGCAGGGCGGATCGTTCCGCTCCCGAAGCGCTGTCCCGCCCGGTCCACGGCGCGGTCTGCCTCGGACCAGCCCCGTTCGCGCTCGCCCAGCGTCATCTGCCGGTCGGCGCTGCTCCGCGCCCGCAGCCCCTCGACCCGGACCCCCACCAGGCGGATCCCGCGCTGGTTGCGCAGGGCCGCGAACAGCGCCGCCGCAGCGGCGTACACCTCGGCGGTGACGTCGGTCGGGTCAGGCAGCGTCCGGGACCGCGTGATGGTCTCGAAGTCGCTGTACCGGACCCGGATCGCCACGGTCCTCCCGACCAGGTCGGCGCGCCGCATCCGGGACGTGACCTTGGTGGCGAGCCGGAGCAGCTCGGCGTTGATCGCGTCGGGGTCGGCGGTGTCGCGGGAGAACGTCTCCTCGGCCCCCATGCTGCGCTCGGGGTCGTCGTCGGAGCGGCGCGGGGTCAGCGTGCTGCGGTCGGTGCCCCAGGCGAGCTCGTGCAGGTGCACCCCCGAGGCCTTGCCGACCATCAGCTTCAGGGTGGGCAGCTCGATGGCGGCGATGTCACCCACGGTGAGCAGGCCGAGCTTGTGCAGCTTGGCACGGGTCTTGGGCCCGACTCCGAAGAGCTCGCCGACGTCGAGCGGGTGCAGGTACTCGATGACCCGGTCGGGCGGGACCATCAGCACTCCGTCGGGCTTGGCCCGTCGACTGGCGAGCTTGGCCACCGAGACCGTGCCGGCCAGCCCGACCGAGCAGGTGATCCGCTGCTCGTCGTAGATCGTGGCGCGCAACCGCTCCGCGATCTGCAGCGGCGTGCCCATCCGTCGTCCGGCGCCGGAGACGTCGAGGAACGCCTCGTCCAGCGAGTACGCCTCGACCTGGGGCGTGACCTGCCGGAAGGTCTCCATCACCGAACGCGACACGGCCTCGAACTCGCTGAACTCCGGGGACAGCCGGACCGCCTGCGGGCAGAGCCGTTGCGCCTCGCGCCCGGACATCCCGGAGCGGACCCCGAAGTCGCGGGCCGGGTAGTTGGCGGCGAGCACCACACCGCGGTGTCCCCCTCCGATCAGGACAGGGACGTGGTGGAGGTCGGGTCGGTCGCGCAGCATCACCGAGGCGTAGAACGCGTCCATGTCGACGTGGAGGATGTGGCACTCCTCCGACCCGTCCTGCGGGTTCACGCGCTGCGCCTGGTTGCGCTGTCGTCAGCCGACGTCCGCTTTGCTGCGCTCCGCCTTGCCAGCCACCACCCCTGAACCTGCGAGCTCTCAGGAGTCGACTCAGGAGGCGGCGCAGGCGGCGACTCAGGCGGTGGCGAGGAGGTGGATCTGACCGGCCAGGGCGAAGAACTCGGTACGACCGGCCACCGCGCGCTCGAGCTCGACCAACCCGGCGACGGCGCCCGGCTCCAGGTCCAGCAGCGTCGAGGGGACGAGGTCCGCGAAGACGCGGATGCCTTGCACGTCGGTGACGGTGAAGCCGGCGTCGACGAGAAGGCCCTCGGCCTCGTCCGCGGTGAACCGACCCTCGGGCGACGTCGAGTCGTCGAGGGCTGCGCGAGCGGCGTCGAACTGACCAGCCATCGCCCGGGCGAGCACGGCCGCGTGCCGCTGGTTGACGAGGAGGCTGAGCGCTCCGCCAGGACGCAGCGCGGCGTGGATCGTGGCGAGCGCCTCGGCCGGGTCGGCGACCAGCCCGAGCACGTCGTGGCAGAGCACCAGGTCAGCGCTACCGGCCTCGACCAGCTCGCCGAGCGAGGCGAGGTCACCCTGTTCGGCGATGACCCGGTCGGCGACGCCACGCTCGGCGGCGCGACGACCCAGGGCCGCGAGCGCGTCGGGGCTGGGATCGATGACCGTGACCTCGTGGCCGAGCTCGGCCACCCGGACCGCGAACCCGCCCGTGCCACCGCCGATGTCGACCACGGTCTGGTCGGCAGCCTGGTCGAGCCGGGCACGGCAGGTGTCCCAGAGGACCGCCGTCCGCACGGAGGCTCGGCGTTCCAGAGGGCGCTCAGGGTCCATGCCTCAAACACTAGGGCACCTCGACCAACGTCGAGTCCTGACGTTGCCAGGTGCGGCGCAGGGCACGGCGGAGGGCGCAGGGCTCCTTCGTGCGCAGCGAGCTCACGCGACGACCACGCGGCCCGGTGCCGTGCATGGCGACGTCAGGCCACGCGAATGGACTGGTGCTCGACCAGCCCCAAGGACGTCTCGACGAGCGCGAGGAAGCGGTCGGCGTCACGGACGAGGTCGTCGGCCTCGCGCTCGGTCACGGCACGGCGCGAACCAGCCTCGGCGGCCGACCGCTTCTGGGCGCCCGAGGAGAAGAACGCGGCCCACTCGCTGAACTCCGGCGCGACCTCGGCGAGCAGCACCCAGGCGTTCTTCTGGCGTCGGCGTGCGACCGGCGTCGGCTGGGTGCGGGCGGCCAGCAGCGCCGCAGTCGCCCGCAGTGCCGACACGTGCGCCAGCGCGTACCGCTGCGGCACGTCGTCGGAGGTGATGGCCTCGCGCAAGGACTCCGCCGAGCGCTCGAGGTAGGAGTGCGTCGCGGCCGGGAGCTGGACGTTCATCGCAGGTCGGGACTGGTAGGACATCGGGTCTCAGTCCAGCGAGCCGGCCAGGCGCCAGACGCCCTCGGCTCCGTCGAAGGTGAGGTCGAAGACGCCGAAACCCGGGTCGTCCTCGGTGGCGACGGCGCGACCGCGGGCCGCGGTCACGCGCCAGACGAGGCGCTCGGTCATCAGGGCGGACCGGCCGGGAGCGTCCTCGGGTCGCCGGAGCCACCAGGCGCCGGCTTCCACCCAGTGCGACAAGATCTCGCGCACCTGCCAGAGCCGGCCGCGCCACAGGAACTGCTGCGGGCCGTCCTCGGGCAGGGGGTCGAGCCGCAGGTCAGGCCGGAGGTCGGTCAGGACGGAGCCCGGGCCGTCCGCCCCGTAGCCGGGGACAGGACCCTTCCGAACCTCCACCAGGTCTTGGTATGTCTGCACCGTCTTGCTCCTTCCCATCTCCTCGGCCGTCACCGGTTGTGTCGGTGCTCCGGTGGAGAGTGGGGGTCGAAGTCACCCTCCACCGGAGCGTCATTCGAACATCTGTTCGAATGAATCCAAGGTACACCTCCCCACCGACACCACGTCAAGCCCCCGCGCGGCACCTGGGATACGTTCGCCGCATGACCGAGCAGTCCCAGGACGAGCACCCCTCGATCGCCCGCTTCCGCGCCCGGCTGACCGAGCTCGGCGGCGCAGGCCGGATCGTCGTGCTCCCCGACTCGGTGCACACGGCCGCGCTCGCCGCCGAGGCGCTCGGCTGCGCGGTGGGCGCGATCGCCAACAGCCTGCTCTTCGCCGCACCGGCGGAGTCCGGCGACCTCGAACCGGTCCTGATCCTGACCTCGGGCGCGCACCGCGTCGACGTGGAGCTGGTGGCCGCCGCCATCGGAGCGAGCGCCCTGCGCCGCGCGAAGCCCGAGTTCGTCAAGGAGCACACCGGCCAGGTGATCGGGGGCGTCTCCCCGATCGCCCACCCGGCTCCGATCCGCACCTACCTGGACCGCGCCCTGGCGTCGTACGACGTGCTCTGGGCCGCGGCCGGCGCACCCGGCGGCGGTCTTCTCCACCGACTACCCCGAGCTGCTCGCCCTGACCGGGGCCACCGAGATCGACGTGAACTGAGGACCCGATGGAGATCTGGATCAACCCTGCCTGCAGCAAGTGCCGGGTTGCGACCGACGAGCTCGACGCCGCCGGTATCGAGTACACCGTCCGGCGCTACCTCGACGACCCACCGTCGGTCGCCGAGCTGCGCGAGGTCCTCGACCGGATGGGGCTCGACCCCTGGCACGTCGCGCGGACGGCCGAGACCCGGGAGGCCGGCATCGACCTCCCCCGCGACGCCGCCCACCGCGAGGACTGGATCGCCGCGATGGTCGCGAACCCGCGCACGATCCAGCGACCCATCGTCACCGCCACCGACGGCACCACGGTGGTCGCGCGCGACGCCGAGACGCTGAAGGCGATCGTCGAGCGCGGCTGACGAGCCGGGTGGTGCCCGACTAGGGGGTCGGGCCGTAGAGACCCGCCGTGTACTGCTCCCCGTAGTACTCGTCGAGCTCCTCCAGGCTGAGCTCGGAGGCGTCGAGCCGCTGGGCGATCACCGCGCGGCGCGGCACGGTGCCGGTCGGGTCCCAGGTCTCCGGTTCCCACAGACCCGACCGCAGGAAGGCCTTGGCGCAGTGGTGGAACAGCTCGTCGATGTCGACGACGACGGCCAGGACCGGTCGGTGGCCCTTGACCACCATCTGGTCGAAGAACGGTGCGTCCGAGACGAGTCGGGCACGCCCGTTGACCCGCAGCGTGTCACCGCGACCGGGGATGAAGAAGGTGAGCCCGACGTGCGGGTTCTCAAGGATGTTCTTGTACCCGTCCGCCCTCCGGTTGCCCGGTCGCTCGGCGATCGCGATCGTGACGTCGTCGATCACGTGCACCAGGTCGCCGGCCGGGTCGCCCTTCGGCGAGGCGTCGCAGGCACCGTCCGCCGACGACGTGGCCATCACGCAGAACGGGGACGCCGCGAGCCAGTCGCGGTCGAGGTCGGTCAGCGCGTGCCTGGCCTTGTCCCGGGCGCGCGGCAGCGGCTCCCCGATGAGGGCCACCAAGGCGTCCAGGTCAGCGATCTCGGTCATCTCCACCCGGCTGACGGTACGCCGCGAGCGGGACCCGGCTCGACCGAATAACGCCGGATAGCCTCTCGCCATGGACCTTCTCCCCCTGGTGTTCTCCAGCGGTTGGGCCAGCGGCGTCAACGCCTACCTGGCTGTCCTCGTGCTCGGCCTCTCGGAGCGGTTCGGCTCGTTCGCCGACCTTCCCGACGCACTCGGACGCACCGAGGTGCTCCTCGCCGCCGCGGTGATGGCTTCGATCGAGTTCTTCGCCGACAAGATCCCGTACGTCGACTCCACCTGGGACGCGATCTCCACGATCGTCCGTCCTGCCATCGGCACCACGATCGCCCTGCTGGTCTCGGGGGACGCGACCTCGCTGGAGCAGGCCGGGTACGCCGCGCTCGGCGGCGGCACCGCCCTCGCGAGCCACAGCGTCAAGGCGGGGGGCCGACTGGCGCTGAACACCTCCCCCGAGCCCTTCACCAACATCGCTGCCAGCCTGGTCGAGGACATCGCGGTGGTCGGCATCGTCCTGGTCGCGATCCGGCACCCCTGGTTGGCCGGCGCCGTCTGCCTGGTGCTGCTCGTCGTCGGGCTGGTGCTGCTGCGGCTCGCACTCAGGCTGGTCCGCCGCGGCTGGAGACGCTGGAAGAACAGGACCGCGCCGGCCTGAGGCCGACCGCTGGCACACACCCCTAAGGTGTGCGCATGGCGCGCGTAGTGGTGATCGGTGGCGGGTTCGGCGGACTGGCGAGTGCGGCCCGGCTGGCCAAGCTCGGCCACGAGGTGACCCTGCTCGAGGCGCGCGACACCCTGGGTGGTGCGCTCGGGTACGTCGAGAAGGACGGGTTCCGCTGGGACGAGGGCCCGACCAGCACCTTGCTGCCGGCGGTGATCCGGGACTTCTTCCGCAAGTCAGGACGCCCCGCCGAGAAGGAGATCGACCTCGTCCCCGTCGAGCCGGTGGCGCGGCACCGGTTCGAGGACGAGACCGTGCTCGACCTTCCCGGCGGCAGTCGCGCTGCCCAGCTCGAGGCTGTCGAGCGCGCGTTCGGCAACGGCGCCGGGGAGAAGTGGACGAGCTACGTCGACGACTTCGCCGAGGTGTGGGAGGTCCTGCGCAAGGACTGGTTCGAGCGTCCGTTCTTCCCCGAGCACGCCGCCAAGCAGACGCTTGCCCTGCTCGAGACCCGCCTGACGCTGCACAAGATGGTCACCAAGGAGTTCAAGGACAAGCGCCTCCAGCTGCTCGCGATGCACGCGGCGAAGTTCGAGGGGCACGACCCGCGCAACGTGCCGGCCTGGGTCGGTGTCTGGTCCTACGTCGAGCAGAACTTCGGCGCCTGGACGCTCCCGGGGGGCATGGGGCAGCTCGTCGACGTGCTCGCCGACCGTCTGAGCACCCGCGGCGTCACCGTCGTCAGCGGGAGCACGGCTCTGGACCTGGTCGTGGAGAACGGCGCCGTGGTCGCCGTACGGACGGAGTCCGGTGACCACGCCGCCGACGCCGTGGTGGTGGCGATGGACCCGCGCCGCCTGCCCGCGCTCGCCAAACACGTCGAGCGCACGATGCCGGCGATCCCGCCGGTGATGTCGTACATCGGCGTCACCGGTGAGGTGCCCGACCTGCCGCACGAGGTCGTCCTGCACGGCGACCCCACCATCGTGCTGCGGACGACGGGCACGGCACCCGAGGGCGCGCACGCCTGGACCCTGCTCGGCCGGGGCCAGCTCGCCGAGGACATCGTGACCGCGCTCGCCCGGCGCGGCATCCGGGTCCGCGACCAGGTCGAGGTCCGGGTCGACCGGTCCCCGCGCGAGCTCGTCGAGCACTGGAACGGTTCGCCGTTCGGGGTGCTGTGGCAGGGCCGCGGCACCGTCAAGCACCGCGTCGGCACGCAGTCACCGATCAGCGGGGTGTACCTCGCCGGCGCGCACACGACCCCGGGAGCAGGCCTTCCCAGCGTCGGCCTCTCGGCAGCGCTGGTGGCCCAGCTGATCGGGCCCGCTTAGGCGTGTCGGTTTCACACCAGGTGGTGGGAAACCGACAGAACAGCCTGATACTTCGGGCAGTTCGCGAGGTTTCACACCAGATGGTGTGAAACCGTCACGCGTTGACGGCGAGAGCGGCGTAGATCTCGCGGGTCGCCTTGCTCCGGTTCAGCGTGTAGAAGTGCAGGCCCGGCGCGCCGCCGGCGAGCAGGTCGTCGCAGAGCTCCGTGGCGATCCGGATGCCCTCGGCGCGCACCGCCTCGGGGTTGTCGGCCAGCGGCTCGATGCGGTCGAGGACCTCCTGCGGCATCTCCCGCCCGGAGAGCTCGACCATCTTCTTCATCGAGCCGATCGCCAGGATCGGCATGATGCCCGGGATGATCGGCATGTCGATACCGGCGGCGCGGCTGCGCTCGACCAGACCGAAGTAGTCCGACGCACGCAGCACCATCTCCGTGACGCCGAACTCGGCGCCCGCGTCGTACTTGGCCTTCATGACCGCGACGTCGGAGTCCAGCGAGGTCGAGTCGCGGTGGCCCTCGGGGAACACCGCCACGCCGATCGAGAACTGGTCCCGCGCTTTCACCAGGCCGACGAGGTCGGCCGCGTAGTCGACACCACCCTCGGTGCTGACCCACGCCGTTCCGGGACCACCGGCCGGGTCACCGCGCAGCGCCAGCACGTTGGAAACCCCGGCATCTGCCAGGGAGTCGAGGATCTCGCCGAGCTCCTCGACGGTGTGGCCG
The DNA window shown above is from Marmoricola sp. OAE513 and carries:
- a CDS encoding DUF3040 domain-containing protein — protein: MPLSEEELRLLEQMERALAAEDPKFVSALQGRTLRQAARMRSLAAGLVFLGGIAMLLGGVMTDAGTVSVLLGALGFVVMLASAMVGLAAWRGHQVPDERPAGPDALFDFDDHPHRFEAIDGGRAGRVSRPKRQRRPRKQGTFMQRMEQRWQNRRDQGGY
- a CDS encoding transglutaminase-like domain-containing protein → MTERTAFTLAGSLVAAVLGWVAICSWRGLVEHPAQFSGPALVAALLIALVGSAGRVLRLRWYAVLPLQLVVVTVWFHHRQRADDLLGGWVPTPHGLAELFGQVRDGAEAINSYGAPVSASFVDAPVYLIAVGAGVVLLVDLLACGLRHPAWAGLPVLVAVTIPISVLDGGLPVPVYVGTALGFALLLAVLEADRAMAWGLASDTRGVNKDDPVLRLGALGAPALGIGAATTAAALVLSLGVPVGDGFFRESGKGGGTGSGEAKSVSLTNPLVNLRRDLVRNDHLPLLDATTDASDPTYVRLTVLDRFRKDAWVPSPRSLEAADAADGRLPEPEGLSPGRPGSSSSWDLVTSRAFRTTWLPTPYSTRTISIDDGDWRYDPNFLDIANVDDTPPTGVGYRLTAFTPAFSSAALDQAPAPPPDVLETMTATPDLPKVVTDIATEITAAGKTQYAKAVLLQDWFRSKGGFTYSLAPAAGEGLEQLARFVTTDKVGYCEQFAATMALMARSLGIPARVVVGFLSPSESSGTDLTYTSDDLHAWPEIYFRGYGWVRFEPTPSTRTGSAPNWTRGNVDRPDPALPTTTQAPETSAPAPTAKPDAEVDPVEPTRSTSTPVLPIAVGALLLLLVAAVTPRALRNRQRMRRLDPKADPRADVEGLWDELRATCLDHGIAWPETRSPQMIADLVADRVFRSDTSSRTAEDRAVLETLVRLVERARYQERFEPDELDRLEALEAVGRWSDLIELAVTTRQARLAAWAPRSLFAGAGRAVAARNENSLSDLR
- a CDS encoding DUF58 domain-containing protein; translation: MSTATAARTTGRRPSRLRSTLGTLTVRGRAFVAGGVTAALCGLALGERDLVRIGVLVLLIPVVTALVVARTGPRLSLTRTIAAPVVEVGQGTTVQLHLTNVGARTGLLLVEEQVPWALGHRPRFLIGWMQSGRKRLVQYPVQAEVRGIYEVGPLSVKVADPFGMLSLQRAFPRTTPLVVVPVVEPLPVIGPIGAWSGSGDNRPRPFSIGSAADTSVREYRLGDDLRRVHWRSTARTGELMVRREEQPWHSRCTLFIDNRAVAHRGSGPDSSLERAVTATASIAVHLSRLGFQVRLVSADGNELDHAWHDVPGGASTGPILEHLAALATTAETRISTPWIDEGGTGGLFIGVLGALDDHDRRVLGRLHTQGSSSYAVSLAVDSWSPRDRLAGDVTGTSTTYLRERGWKATDLNRADSLPAVWKELGR
- a CDS encoding MoxR family ATPase, translating into MEERVQPAAGARSGAPSSDLAALRAVTDRVQANVERVIEGKPDVVRMSLVVLLAEGHLLIEDVPGVGKTTLSKALARSIDLTVRRIQFTPDLLPSDLTGVSIYNQETRDFEFRPGGIFANIVIGDEINRASPKTQSAMLECMEERQVTVDNQTFGLESPFMVIATQNPLEMEGTYALPEAQRDRFLARVSMGYPVMAAEIAMLSARTTSSPIDDLEPVTDAAEIRKLVSIVSEVDVRPSVQQYAVAIATATRTSPELRLGASPRATLHLVRAGKAWAAMDGRDFVTTDDLHALASPVLAHRLLPTVDAAMSGRGPGDILASILASLPVPR
- the dinB gene encoding DNA polymerase IV, which produces MNPQDGSEECHILHVDMDAFYASVMLRDRPDLHHVPVLIGGGHRGVVLAANYPARDFGVRSGMSGREAQRLCPQAVRLSPEFSEFEAVSRSVMETFRQVTPQVEAYSLDEAFLDVSGAGRRMGTPLQIAERLRATIYDEQRITCSVGLAGTVSVAKLASRRAKPDGVLMVPPDRVIEYLHPLDVGELFGVGPKTRAKLHKLGLLTVGDIAAIELPTLKLMVGKASGVHLHELAWGTDRSTLTPRRSDDDPERSMGAEETFSRDTADPDAINAELLRLATKVTSRMRRADLVGRTVAIRVRYSDFETITRSRTLPDPTDVTAEVYAAAAALFAALRNQRGIRLVGVRVEGLRARSSADRQMTLGERERGWSEADRAVDRAGQRFGSGTIRPATLLGRRRP
- the mraZ gene encoding division/cell wall cluster transcriptional repressor MraZ; protein product: MFSGTYRPKLDDKGRLFLPAKFREAMGDGLVITRGQERSVDVRTQADFDSFAVKLQNAPQTDARLRHHTRMLFALASDQKLDKQGRFTVTPELREYAGLSKECVVIGVYNRLEIWEPAAWAEYTAAQEQAFSDVEEEVYPGL